A window of Argopecten irradians isolate NY chromosome 1, Ai_NY, whole genome shotgun sequence contains these coding sequences:
- the LOC138329733 gene encoding uncharacterized protein, whose product MTFSHDSCGHVERQLQQFTSLSLPINVMEGVNDEDGYVEIAPEQEAHEESEICKSDQKMNNANATELTLSTEQATKATGTNVDNNERNIDEKPESELETKVPYAEKLQIEENGSEVNTNKHLGNEGNETEKETNGQGRKDKKERKNEEGGQCKKDITIDEAEKGNRAENITNATEEETQGQVNRKLNITEVVTDENGEKGTDNCEVETSEDAEKGTDKFKVETNEQGEKGMDICEVETSEDAEKSTDKFEVETNEQGEKGMDICEVETSEDAEKSTDKFEVVTNEQGEKGMDICEVETSEDAEKSTDKFVVETNEQGKKGMDICEVETSEDAEKSTDKFEVETNEQGEKDMDICEVETSEDGEKSTDKLEVETNEQGEKGMDIYEVETSEDAEKSTDKICSRDKRTRKEGYGYLRSRDNRRCRKEYG is encoded by the exons ATGACTTTTTCCCATGATTCATGTGGACAT GTTGAAAGGCAATTGCAACAATTCACAAGTTTATCTTTGCCCATAAACGTAATGGAGGGAGTGAATGATGAAGACGGATATGTAGAAATAGCACCTGAGCAAGAAGCACATGAAGAAAGTGAAATATGTAAAAGCGATCAGAAAATGAATAACGCCAATGCAACTGAACTGACGTTAAGTACGGAACAGGCGACGAAAGCTACGGGAACCAATGTTGATAACAACGAACGAAATATAGACGAAAAACCTGAAAGTGAATTAGAGACAAAAGTGCCATATGCAGAAAAATTGCAGATAGAAGAAAATGGAAGTGAGGTAAACACTAACAAACATTTAGGAAACGAAGGCAATGAAACTGAAAAAGAGACAAATGGTCAAGGAAGAAAggataaaaaagaaagaaaaaatgagGAAGGGGGGCAATGCAAAAAGGATATAACTATAGATGAAGCAGAAAAGGGCAACCGCGCAGAAAACATCACAAATGCAACTGAGGAAGAGACACAGGGACAGGTAAATAGGAAGCTAAACATTACTGAAGTAGTGACAGACGAGAATGGAGAAAAGGGTACGGATAACTGCGAAGTAGAGACAAGCGAAGATGCGGAAAAGGGTACGGATAAATTTAAAGTAGAGACAAACGAGCAAGGAGAGAAGGGTATGGATATCTGCGAAGTAGAGACAAGCGAAGATGCAGAAAAGAGTACGGATAAATTTGAAGTAGAGACAAACGAGCAAGGAGAGAAGGGTATGGATATCTGCGAAGTAGAGACAAGCGAAGATGCAGAAAAGAGTACGGATAAATTTGAAGTAGTGACAAACGAGCAAGGAGAGAAGGGTATGGATATCTGCGAAGTAGAGACAAGCGAAGATGCAGAAAAGAGTACGGATAAATTTGTAGTAGAGACAAACGAGCAAGGAAAGAAGGGTATGGATATCTGCGAAGTAGAGACAAGCGAAGATGCAGAAAAGAGTACGGATAAATTTGAAGTAGAGACAAACGAGCAAGGAGAGAAGGATATGGATATCTGCGAAGTAGAGACAAGCGAAGATGGAGAAAAGAGTACGGATAAACTTGAAGTAGAGACAAACGAGCAAGGAGAGAAGGGTATGGATATCTACGAAGTAGAGACAAGCGAAGATGCAGAAAAGAGTACGGATAAAATTTGTAGTAGAGACAAACGAACAAGGAAAGAAGGGTATGGATATCTGCGAAGTAGAGACAATCGAAGATGCAGAAAAGAGTACGGATAA